One window of Biomphalaria glabrata chromosome 6, xgBioGlab47.1, whole genome shotgun sequence genomic DNA carries:
- the LOC129926664 gene encoding uncharacterized protein LOC129926664, which translates to MGSSYCLRLKKCSKSADCFKNTCCVQVLDSTFAKPNLKPQCYYDSMYGPYKGFSPRSSYGNSDSYSYDHIYSNNKANDISSESLSSINEGYCLQASTSVCFRLIGGDVPASPCPCALETQVCTLTIEPFPIAFVSALQLSLLQAIRCPARECYQLLSSMPVRASLWRLLGALL; encoded by the exons ATGGGCAGCT cgTACTGTTTACGTTTGAAGAAGTGTTCTAAAAGTGCAGACTGTTTTAAGAACACTTGTTGTGTTCAGGTCCTGGACTCTACATTTGCCAAACCGAATTTAAAACCCCAGTGCTACTATGACAGTATGTATGGCCCATATAAAGGATTTAGCCCTAGAAGCAGTTATGGCAACAGTGATAGCTACAGCTATGACCACATCTATAGTAACAATAAAGCAAATGACATTTCGTCGGAGTCGTTGAGTTCAATCAACGAAGGCTATTGTCTACAAGCGTCTACGTCAG tttgttttagactTATCGGTGGAGATGTTCCAGCGTCACCATGCCCTTGTGCATTAGAAACCCAAGTCTGCACGTTGACTATAGAACCTTTCCCTATTG CTTTTGTAAGTGCTCTCCAATTATCTCTCTTACAAGCCATCCGCTGCCCTGCCAGAGAATGCTaccagttactttcctctatgccagtaagGGCATCTTTATGGCGCTTACTGGGGGCACTTCTGTAA